The Halichoerus grypus chromosome 3, mHalGry1.hap1.1, whole genome shotgun sequence genome segment AGCAAATCTGGCCCTAAAATACTGACATTTTCCATCATATAAAGCCCCCATTGCCCCTATAACAGTAGTATGTATATAGAATATTAATGTACACATGCAATCAAGTAATAGAAATATACTGAGCATAGTTTAATTTGTGAATAtctgaaaatgacagaaattttcaAACTGGGTTGAATTGGGAAGTACATACCATTTTAAATGTAACCTTCTGAACTTCTTCCATTGCGTggctagaaaaataataaataagaaataaatcagTGTAACTAAGGAGTGAAGTTAACTTTCATACAAAGCAACCTAATGATTTTGATGGgtgttattatttcttcttttatctagttttgttcttccttccatccattctcCAATTTGTTGTTAGAATTCatttccaaaatgcaaatcttACCATATGGCTCTTCTTAGCCTAACAATAAAGTTGAAATTCCTTAGTTAACTATTTCACTGGCTAATTCCTGTTGATTTTTCAAATTCGGCCCTTAAAGCCTTCTCTGTACTCCTCCACTCTCTGGCCTGGGTTAAATACCTTTCTTTTAGAAACCTCAGCCCCTGGAATGAAGGTGCATTTAACAtagtattttgtatttgtttatttatcaattttctcTATTAGACTGTAAACTCTTAGAGCATAAGAATGGAATCCTATCTATCTGTATGCTTCTAGTCTTTGCAACATTGCCTAGCACCCAGTAGAAATTCAAAAAActtctaaatgaatgaataaaaaatctctGGTATTATAGTAAGGATACAAACGTTTTAGAAAGTAAAGCTCCTTAGAAAGAAACTCATATTTTGTACACAATTTGGACAAACAAAATACTAAATGCAATTACGAAGTTTTGTCTACTTACAGCCTCTAGTATAGttgattcttttacttttaaaaacttatgaAAATAGTCATAACTCTTCCAGTCTCCTGAatcaaatatttagtaaatgatTCTTTGGAACTTAAGGAGTAATGCATCTTTAAGACACTCATTTCCTACACATGAAATTTTATAGAACTAAACTGTTTAATAGGTGAATGTCACTTGGGGTATTTACAAACATGAGTGGATTAGAGAAAAGATCAGAGATACCATAATATTAAAACAATACAGTGGGGGAAGAAGTGAATCTCAGACTAGAACACCTGATTTCAAATATctataaacaaacttaaaaacttaaTGTAAATAAATGCACAGTCAGggtattttttcaattttaatgttgagtgatttttttttaaatacggTATTTGCATACCCTGAACAAAAACTGTCTTCGAATTTGGATAGGACCTTGGAATTCTTCCTGGAAGAGAAAATGAGGGCATTACACATCAACTAACAGTAAAAATAAGTGCAAATTGTTATTGAATTCTTAGTGAAGCTCCAAGTTACTTTCATCTACCATAGTTTAAAAGGAGGGAATCAAGGACTTGAGTATATAATTCCTATCAATAAGGAATCTTTGAATGTATACCTGAGGAATTTTCACCTAGCAATATCACCAGaatgttgtattttaaaataatttcctaggGGCAGCTGGCTGACTCAgccggtagagcatgcaactcttgatctcagggtcatgagttcgagccccatgttgggggtagagttcacttaaaaaaatttttttaaataaaataataaaataatttccttatcAACATAACAGCTTCTAGGAAGTCTGTCAGTTGTATGTCTATTCATCAGTAAGTAGAATGAGAAATGACAGTTCATAGATAATTAGCTATATTTAAAATCTCCTCTCAGCATTTTGTTACAATGAAATAGTTTCCTTAAGATACATATTGTATGTGCTACCACATGAacagggaaaaatataaaatagaatcatgCCAGAGCTAAAACACATCTAAAACACTTCCTATATTTCTATAggaattgaaattgaaattgagGGACAACTTTGGTAAACTATATTCAGGGAGATTTGAGTAGATTTTCCCAATATTCTCCATATTCAcagaaatgataatgaaaaatataCCAAATAAGAACAAACCAATTTCTCATAATGGGTATATTTTGAAGTGgttcttttcttaaaacatttcattttaaacaatGGAAAGATTTAACGTTTTATGGTTTCCACAAAATAGGTTCTTATAGTTTCCTATTTTCAACAACTACTTCTTATAGAAGTATCAAgttggcagggcgcctgggtggctcagtcgttaagcgtctgccttcggctcaggtcatgatcccagggtcctgggatcgagccccgcatcaggctccctgctcagtgggaagcctgcttctccctctcccactccccctgcttgtgtttcctctctcactgtgtctctctctgtcaaataaataaataaataaatacatcttaaaaaaaaaaatcaggatggcAATCATTATGAAATTTGTCATCAAGGCCTTTTGAAATTATTCCATAATAtaagtataataaaatttttaaattctaagaaatgGCTCTGACATCTATAAAATTCTGAAATTCCATAttaatttggggtgcctggttggctcagttggaacagcatgtgacttgatctcagggtcatgagttcgagccccacattaggtgtagagattacctaaataaataaactgaaaaaaaaaaaaacttcaaaatccTTGCTTTACAAGTAGTAGATCTTAAATTCTCAATATTTTGTACCTAATTCTCATCCTGACTATACACTCCCcaaattacataatattttaaaatgtacacttagaaactatatatttatatgcttatataagaaaagttatatatgttattttaaacaggaaaaaaaggcagggaaaaatgtaactgaaatagtgtccaattttaaaactttcaagcCCAAACATACAGGTCTTTTTAGTCTTCTTATTGGAGAAAGAATTTGGGAAGTAGGAATAAAAAAGCTGTGGGGATGGAAGTGAGGATGTCTAGCAAAGAACGTTTAAGAAAAGTGTCTGAATGCACTAAGATCTGAAAACTCATTTTCTTTAAGAACACAAAACATTTCACTatcaaaaatctgttttaaaattaggTGACTTAGGCCCAGCAAAGCTAACACtctactgtaatttttttctatttgtgtctTACATTCTTTTCCTTCATCGGTTCCTATGAAACTTGGCTTGTTGCAAAATACTTTTAGGAGTTGTTTGTCCAACAGGATAGACTGCTAAGTCAGAGGTTATATATTCAGCTAGTTTTCTGGAAATATAGTCTCACTCAAAGTGGAACATTCAAAGACCCAAACAGGCCACAATACTGAGTGTTTAGCTCTAGTAAACAATGACACTGGAGTGATATAGTAAACTAATAATTTGTTGGTGTGTTTTAAGAAACTGGATCTTTAAATTGAAATCTTACACTTTTCATCAGTCAAGCAAAGTCTTCGGAAAGCAAAAGTTAATTCCAAAAAGCATATATTACTTCTAGGATGTTTGTTGACAacgaattttattcattttttcatactgaaaatcctaaaattttaggAGGCTATTACAATTCCTCTTACATTTCTTATTCAAGTTGGCAGCAGATTTTGTCTTCCTTGATGGAAGCTTAGTTTAAGAATGTGAAGAAGAATTTAGTAAGGAAATAGtgaccataaaaataaattttgaggaaTTTATTTGCCTAAActgtatgcattttttaaaagtacttgaaGACCATTGGtagtattttaagaataaaattaacatGGTACTTAAATTAAGGGAAAATCTAACAATAAAGTAAGagaagcctggctggctcagtcggtggagtgtgccactcttgatttcggggttgtaaGCCCCATTgtgtgtagagatcacttaaaatcttttaaagaaataatacaagtaTCCTAGATTAGACAATAAAAAGACAGCATAGTGAAAAAAGTATTTGCCTAGACTAGAAGTCAGAAAACTGCTGTAATCTCTAACCTCACTTACTAGCACGGTCTTGGGAAACACCTTTATTCTGAGTTGTTTCCCTTTTAGCAAACTGAGGATAACaatacttgtttgtttgtttgtttgaagattttatttatttatctgacacagagagagagagtgagcacaagcagggagagcggcaggcagagggagaagcaggcttcccactgagcagggagcccgatgcagggctcgatcccgggacccttggatcatgacctgagctgaaggcagacgcttaacctgctgagccacccaggtgcccctggggataACAATACTTGTATAAGTACTAACAGAGCTGCCAAAAGAATAAACTGAGGTAATGTAAGACTTAAAACTATAATGCATTACAACAATGTAAGGCATTACTTAGAAATAATACCTAGAAACTTTCATCAATGAAAgagttaaaaattctttttaaatgacaataaaaactCCACAATCTCTagttaaaaatgtgttaaaaccCAGTTGTATTCCTCTTAAACAGATACTGGATTTGGGCCATATTTCTGTTTAATtgtgaaaaacccaaaatgcCTGAGTTTAGTTTCTGATCTATTTACTTCACAAGCCTTACTCTTCCTAACATTTTAGTACTTGGATAGAAAGCTTACCATCCTAGCCAACAGCCAACCTGTTCACCGAGGGGCGGTAAATTGTCCTTCATCTTTTCTCCTGTTCTTACCTAAGGACTAGACACGTTGCTCTGTCCTTTCCTTAAGCCAAGAATAGGTTTCCTCACTGGGAGGGTCACGGCCCTTGGAAGGGAATGTAACCCCAGCTTCCCTCATTGCCCTCAGCTTGGATCTGAGGGGACGTAATATGGGGAGGGGGAACGagattctcttttcttcctgagtGAAAACACTTCTGCAAACAGATGCTCTTCTTTAGGGTGTTTATGTCAGGCTTATCCTGAAAAAGAGTGTCTTCTACATCACCACAACTGGGAATTAACGGCCCCACAAAGAGTGGCAAAGCAAGCATGCAGTTTGTGTTACATACGTCCAGTCTGAATCTCTTCATTCTTCTCTCATGCAGTTGAGGAACAAGCTGCAGTAACGGATGCACGACAGACGACTGAGagacacgaacacacacacacgtgatgAGCACAAAATCTTCTCAGCATTGGGCATAAAGATGGTTTcctatttgtttggttttggttttggttttaccCACTCTACTTGCTCcagacaaaaaagaacaagaaagatgTTATGTAATGTAGCCCTTTGAGAGCACTTCAAAGAACATGGAGAATAAGCCAAGAGATTGAAAAAAATGTGGTAGCTCTATGCTAGGATCCTTGTCATTATGCTGAAGAAACACTTTCCTTAGGGCCTCAGCCCCATCATCAGCTGCCAGCAAGTAAATCAACCGCCTGCATCTCTCTGAGAGGCAAAAGGCTGTCTGCTTCCAGACTTACGCAAAATGGTTTGGACAGATGAAACTAACTCTGTGAGAATCAGTTTTCCGCTATGAAAATGTTTGTCTGGAAGATTATCCTGTACACACATCTGGGAATCTCCTtcacaaaatatatattgtatttaaaaCTGAACATATGGAATAAGACAACAGGGGACACAAAAAGTGACAAATGTGTCATTGATAGTGAAAAATGTGACTAAGATACATTTTCTCAAAATGTAAAGATGtcaagcagaagaaaatgaaagtacatTTGAGACGTGTGGATACCTGATACAGTTTAATTTTAAAGGCATGGCTTGAATTGAACCTTCTCACaaatattaaattcaaatttatcaaATGGATTACTTTGAGTCCTATATGATGGTTATTTGTTAACCAATTCATCCTAACATTCAACTCCTCATACATAAGAATATTCAATATGACAAACATTTAAAACTGAGTTTATATTACAGTTACCTTTTCATAGGTACAcgtatatttaaaatacactatGCTCCTCATTCCCTAAATTGGTCCATGGGAGTGAGTCACAAGCATAGAAGGAATATTATAGTTGAATAATTACTAAGCATTCCAGATTGAAACACCAGaatagccttttaaaaatccatgcaTATAAAAACTACCACTAAAACCACACAATTTAGGAGTGAACTGAATTCACATTACTGGTATCTGGCTAATCTTAGTAAATTCTCACATTAAAAGCCTAATTACAAATAAGGAGAGCTGAAGAATAGAAGTGGATATTTCTAGTtatatttaatgacatttttgGCAATCATCTTTCTTTTAAGATAATTCTTAAAATGACTTTGGTTAAATCTGTTTTTTCCTTGTACTAATTGATATCTAAAACAATATGTTTTACTTAatcatttgtgctttttttttgcaCCTAGAATGTAAATTTCATAGCAggagggatttcttttttaatttcctatttcatttactGCTGTATTTCTAGTACCTAGActtgtgcttggcacataataggtaccCAGTAaataactgttgaatgaatgaataaacaatgtACATGTAGttattaagatataaaataaatgtataataaatattgaattccatttatttatccacatataaacttttaaaggaaaaagcatgAATTCTGATCTAGCTCTATTAAACTgcaaaaacagatttaaaaaaaatactagtgaCTACTAATAAGAAGTAATTCTACACCTTACCACAACATTTGAATTGCCCAATTTCCGTGTCTTCGAATAATGAAATaagaactgttaaaaaaaaaagtagtcagaTTTACTATAGATGGTTACtggtttcatttattattttttagtgtatGTATTTATGGAAATCACCTTACCCTTTTGGTATTATCTTTTTCATCTGTTTCCtgttgaaaaaagagagaaataaatatcatacatataacatattataaaattataatatataatatataaaatactatattattatattattgtagTATATTATAATCATATACTATATGTAGTATAAAGTTTATAACACTATAAagttttttaaactgaaattggTTAAGCATAtattgctctaaaaataaatgggaaattaattaaatattatttataagtaaacaataaaattagaaacatcCTAATAGTTCAACAGTAGTGAAACAGGAAATTATGATATGATCACATAATAAAATCCTGAGAGAAAAAGACTATAAGGAATCACATCAAAATCCTTGTAGTTGTTACCACTAAATAATAAGATTgagttatttttgtcttttccataaattttttgATATTCCTCTCTCCAtccaaaaatctgttttattaagAATGAGTCAtatcattcctttttgttgttcttttttgttctcatttgcttttaatataaaaagaaactcaTGGGTGAACACCATTGtcattccttttatcttttttttttttttaagattttattcatttatttgagagagagagaatgagagagagcacatgagaggggggagggtcagagggagaagcagactccctgccgagcagggagcccgatgcgggactcgatccagggactccaggatcatgacctgagtcgaaggcagtcgcttaatcaactgagccacccaggcgccctccttttatcttaataaggaaaaaaagtcaattaaGTGTTTTGGAAATAACACCActaaaaacactacaaaaataCAGTTGTAAACACTTGTTTTAGTTTCAGAaacatttatacttttaaaatatcaaggTTTCTTTGGATTATTAAATGTGAAAACTGTGTAAGTCAGAAGGCACCAATGATCATAGTTAGATTAGAATtattaatgaaaaatgtaatCTAAGCCTGTGGCTCTTTTCCTTAATAAAGTAGTTTGAAAATAAGTTCATCTATAGGATACAGAATACAATCTAAGGTACAGTGCATTATGCTATTTTTCAAGTTCTCACTTATCCTCATTCCAGGACAAAAAGTTCCCCTAGATGAATCAAATAATTTTACTAAGAAACTAAGGCATCACAGtaagaataaaattttctttttttcttttctttctttttttctatttccttctttccttttctttctttctttctttctttctttctttctttctttctttctttctttcttttctttctttctttctttctttctttcgtctttctttttttagggagagagagtgcagggagggggcaggagggacagagggagagagagaattttaagcaggctccatgcccagcaaggagcccgaggagcccgatgcagggctcaatctcacaaccctgagatcatgacctgagccgaaatcaagagtccaacgcttaaccgactgagccacccaggagccccagtaagaatataattttcaaacTGATGTTGACAATAAGTTTGCTTTTTTCATATTCTAACAAAGTACAATGTTTTAACCTCTAAGCTGCGACACATCAGTTCTCCAATTGTAGTATAAATTAGGAAGACAAAAAGAGCCAAAATGATCCCAAATTTCTCTCACCAGAACTAGAATATGTCTTATGAGGGGAGCATATGATTTTCCAATTAGATGATTGTAAACTCCATTATTATTGACGCGAAATTCTCAAACATCTGAGAAGCTGAAGTATTTGTTTCTTATCCAAAATCAACTTAGGCTGTTTTAGCTCTTCATGAAATGCTTCCTAAATTGggtatattttcttccagaaggaATTCCAAGGTATCACTGAGCAATTTTTTGCctacaaataaaatactatttcaacCTTACCTGGGGTTTTGGCAGAGTCCCCATAATTGTAATGCAAAGCTCCTCCAATGCATTGGATGCCTAATGAAAACGAGAAGATATATAGGCCAAGCTTTTGCTTTCACAACATTTACGTAGAAGATAGAACTGTCGAATGTTAGGAGCGCAAGGATATTCCAAAAACCCAGAATAGAATCCTTCTTGTGTCCCATTAAAACTCTGTAGGAATCCCTTGGTTTCTCTCATGACAAAAACTTGGCTCCTAAAAGTAAAACCTTCCTTGCAACCAGTGGGGGAGAATGTTGTATGCGGGACATATGCGTGGATCAAGGCTTCCACTGTGGTCCAGATACATAGTTCTCAGTACTTGCTAAGTGTCCATGAAATTCTATGACTGAGAGAAACTAGAACAGGGCCAAAAGAGGGATTATTCTTCCCGGCTTGTAGCAGAGTCTGAATCCACATGCCAAAGCTGTGAGCCTCACTGAATATTACTCATTATTGGCTAATTTGAAAGTCCTGCGATGGCTCGCAAACAATGGGAGTTGGAGGGGAAGAAGCCGCACACCGTGCACCTAATGTGAGTTACCACCCTTCCAGGCTGCTGACTGCACACCCCAGGATCAGGTTTTTCAAAGCATCTGAGCACAGAAGTAGGGCAGGGCTCCCTGTGGTTAGGAGCCAGCTGGGTGTGGTGAGGAGTAACACAAATGGACAAGCAGGGGCGAAACCTGCTTTGCACAGAATTCAGCACACTAGCACCATGAACAATTGATTACTGAATAAATGCATAGTAGAAGTACCAAGGAGCTGGAAcagtgcggggggtggggagccatATAACTCGTAGTTAAAAACATGGGTTATGGAGCTGAGTAGCCAACTCTAAAGCAGTGCCAGTCCCAGTTCTGCTCTTCAGCTGTGACACCCTGGGCTGGTTACCTAACCTCTCTAAACTTCAGTGTCTTCAGCTGCAAGGCGGGGTTGACAACATCACTTCGGAGAGTTCTTGGAAGGATTAAGTGTAGGTAGagctcttagcacagtgccaggtaCATGGCAGTTAGTTAACAATAACAGCAATAAAGAATGTGTGGTCTGTAAAGCTGGATTTACAGCTGCAGTTACTCTTAATTTCGAAGACATGCCATAAAGGATTGTTTGGGGCCGCCGAGGGTCTCACCCTTGCAACAACAGTGCATGTTGACAGGGTGGCTTATAGCTAGGGATCCAGATGGAGTCCTGAACCGGCTTCTCTGAGCATCCTCCCTAGCGCATCAGAGGTCTGCTTTGTTCTCTTCCATTTGTTTGCCTGCCATGCACATTGTGGCGATATTTAGGAATAATATGATTTGGCTCCTATTTATGTAGTGCTTCAATAAATTGCAAAATACTTTCATATACCTAATTCGCATTCTGTCCTTAAAACACAGCTGTGAGATATACAGGACAGGAAGGGTTGTTCCCGTGTGTGAAGGAAGTGGCCAATAGTTGGTCCAGTGTAGACGTGGGAGCTTGGCCGTCGACATCCCTGTATTTCCTTGGCATTGACTGTTAAGCCTATGGCCAGGGAGTTGATGAGAGAAAGAGTAACACTGATACACTCCTTCCCACTTTTTCCCTTCAGGGTTGGGTACATAGGTCACCCCATAAAAATCTGGAAACGTTCCTGAAACCTTTTATGGCCCATCTAGAAATgctgtaaaacacaaaacaataaaaaaaagtatctagTGATGTCATGTGTCTTTTAACACACAGAAGAATAAATTTAGTGTTTCCTGAGAACACAGCTTTGAAGCCAGACAAGGCTTGGCAACAAGACTGAAGTTTGATGGAAAAAGTTTCAAAACATGTTGCATTTTCTCCAGCTATTCTTCTCATGCAGCCATTATTCTCTGCGCTACAACTAACTTTTCTTTAAGGATTTTTCTTACActaagtttttaatatatttttttaaatttgtggacCTTAAAGATCCTTTCTTCCCTATTCggtaaaaatgttttgaatgtgAATGCTCTGTATGTGAATGTTCTCATAatcacataaataataaaattatagttaatgcgaaaagtaatgatttttaaaagttgtatcaGTAAATGTAAACGGTTCCATAGTAAATTTACCAAAGCTCTCCTCAAAAGGTGCATAGTCTCCAAATTCGGTAAAAGCTTCATCTGGCTTCATGGTGTCTAGATGAGTGTTTTAAATTCATCCTTTTAGTCCTGAAGACATAAAATGATTCTGAGGGTGTTCCTGAATTTTAAATACAATGCAGAAGCTTATATGCTGATTAACATCCATCCTATGTTCTATAGCCATCAGTGCTCCTCCAGCGACTTGAAATATTGTTCAGAAACGTCATCTGTTGTGATCCTGGTCTTGCTTTTCCAGCCAATGCCACGAGCTGCTGCGCATGCTCGCCTGCAGACGGGACTGGGTTGAGGCAGGAGGAAGGTAGCACTTGCCCAAGGCTGCTTCTCCCCAGGGGCCGTGATGGCGCTCGGGGAGGACCACGGGACCGTGGCGTGGCTCCTCAGCCAGACCACGTAGGGCTTACGCCCCAGGCACACCGCTGACTGCTCGGAAAGAGGCTGAGCGGAGAGCCTCTGCTGAGCCCTCCTCTCGGTCCAGGAAACTTGTGATACGGATGAAGAAAGGCAACCCACTGACGCTGACTCTGCGCCACCCACACCAGGAAGTAGAGCCGCAGAGATGGCATCCAGAGGGCACGCTTACCGTCAACGCCTCACGCTTCCACATACAGGAGCTAGACGGACACTCCTCACGTCTCAACCCTCTCCGAACTCTTtcctgggggaagaggagggggtcCCCTGACCGATGACCGGGAGGAGGCAACCGGGCAGGCTCCGTTCAGCCCTTTCCTCCGAGGGAGCCAGCTCgctggctggctgttcttgttgGGTCTCTGCCCTGGGCCGGAAAACCTGACAGGTTGGGAGGCCTCGAATCACCCTCTAAGCCCCCGTTAAATTCTGGGAGTAGTTTTAGCAAACACACTTGGTATCCGATCGAAGGCCACATTCATAAATTGACTTTTCAGTTACAGTGATACTTTGATCTCCATAGGTCTGACTCCATGTTTCTCTCTCTATGGGTTTCAAACTCAGTCGAGGGAGAGGATATTAGCCTCCAAATGCAACAAcagatacattatttttaatctaaCACAGAACTGATTCTGAAATCagcattttcatttccaaaatatgTGCATATTATCTGCAAACCTATTTCCCTTAGAGCGAAAGGCCCCAGCACGACCTTACAACATAAACTCACAGCACTGATTATTACCTGCCAATGATGTAATAATTTCTAATGTGTTCACATGTTTTAATAAGTCCATAACGTCATGACAGGTCCGGAGGGAGAAATGGAGTGACACCTACTTATGTTACTACAAAACACCTCCAATTGGAATTACCTGAGGCTGAGAATCAAGGGACAGCAAGGTCGAACAAGCGTCATCTatctgtagaaaataaaaatgccagtTACATCTTAGAATAGAAAGAATAGCCTCAAAATTAAGGGGCACTCTGTTATCATGTGGTTCTTTATTACATAAATCTGATCACATCATCTAAATTAACATGATAATAGCATAAGTGCTAAATGATAAACAGCACACAGAAAAAACTCTACACAACAGCAGTCTACCAGTTCTCTAGCAAGGAGCCAGCATTAGGAAAGAGTTCTAGTTCAGTGAAGGGTTACTGGGGAATCAGTAAAGGTTTTGCCACACTCTTCACATCAGTAAGTTTTCTCTCCAGTTCAGGTTGTCTTCTGTCTATTTAGACGTGACCACTGACTAAAG includes the following:
- the NMU gene encoding neuromedin-U isoform X10, with amino-acid sequence MCAPVLFQGLQPEEELQLWNEIDDACSTLLSLDSQPQASNALEELCITIMGTLPKPQETDEKDNTKRFLFHYSKTRKLGNSNVVSSVVHPLLQLVPQLHERRMKRFRLDEEFQGPIQIRRQFLFRPRNGRSSEGYI
- the NMU gene encoding neuromedin-U isoform X3 translates to MEVAEPPASMGRASPEAPGWQWPVPSLRGRREGSGGRDLSTPLRTDAVHEKVHSVLIQLFCTLLSAHPGAPVLFQGLQPEEELQLWNEIDDACSTLLSLDSQPQETDEKDNTKRFLFHYSKTRKLGNSNVVSSVVHPLLQLVPQLHERRMKRFRLDEEFQGPIQIRRQFLFRPRNGRSSEGYI
- the NMU gene encoding neuromedin-U isoform X2, whose product is MEVAEPPASMGRASPEAPGWQWPVPSLRGRREGSGGRDLSTPLRTDAVHEKVHSVLIQLFCTLLSAHPGAPVLFQGLQPEEELQLWNEIDDACSTLLSLDSQPQASNALEELCITIMGTLPKPQETDEKDNTKRFLFHYSKTRKLGNSNVVLVPQLHERRMKRFRLDEEFQGPIQIRRQFLFRPRNGRSSEGYI
- the NMU gene encoding neuromedin-U isoform X4, translating into MEVAEPPASMGRASPEAPGWQWPVPSLRGRREGSGGRDLSTPLRTDAVHEKVHSVLIQLFCTLLSAHPGAPVLFQGLQPEEELQLWNEIDDACSTLLSLDSQPQASNALEELCITIMGTLPKPQETDEKDNTKRFLFHYSKTRKLGNSNVVEEFQGPIQIRRQFLFRPRNGRSSEGYI
- the NMU gene encoding neuromedin-U isoform X5 → MPGAANRRPARAPGQVAAASRPLLLLLLAGCAGTCLGAPVLFQGLQPEEELQLWNEIDDACSTLLSLDSQPQASNALEELCITIMGTLPKPQETDEKDNTKRFLFHYSKTRKLGNSNVVSSVVHPLLQLVPQLHERRMKRFRLDEEFQGPIQIRRQFLFRPRNGRSSEGYI
- the NMU gene encoding neuromedin-U isoform X8 produces the protein MPGAANRRPARAPGQVAAASRPLLLLLLAGCAGTCLGAPVLFQGLQPEEELQLWNEIDDACSTLLSLDSQPQETDEKDNTKRFLFHYSKTRKLGNSNVVSSVVHPLLQLVPQLHERRMKRFRLDEEFQGPIQIRRQFLFRPRNGRSSEGYI
- the NMU gene encoding neuromedin-U isoform X9; this translates as MKYSSNFGRQQSIKSAPVLFQGLQPEEELQLWNEIDDACSTLLSLDSQPQASNALEELCITIMGTLPKPQETDEKDNTKRFLFHYSKTRKLGNSNVVSSVVHPLLQLVPQLHERRMKRFRLDEEFQGPIQIRRQFLFRPRNGRSSEGYI
- the NMU gene encoding neuromedin-U isoform X1, which gives rise to MEVAEPPASMGRASPEAPGWQWPVPSLRGRREGSGGRDLSTPLRTDAVHEKVHSVLIQLFCTLLSAHPGAPVLFQGLQPEEELQLWNEIDDACSTLLSLDSQPQASNALEELCITIMGTLPKPQETDEKDNTKRFLFHYSKTRKLGNSNVVSSVVHPLLQLVPQLHERRMKRFRLDEEFQGPIQIRRQFLFRPRNGRSSEGYI